In one window of Nitrospinota bacterium DNA:
- the groL gene encoding chaperonin GroEL (60 kDa chaperone family; promotes refolding of misfolded polypeptides especially under stressful conditions; forms two stacked rings of heptamers to form a barrel-shaped 14mer; ends can be capped by GroES; misfolded proteins enter the barrel where they are refolded when GroES binds), with amino-acid sequence MPKELVYGEDARKKLLVGVEKLAKVVAITLGPKGRNVVLDKKFGSPSSTKDGVTVSKEVELEDRFENMGAQMVNEVASKTSDVAGDGTTTATVLAHAIFREGMKNVAAGANPMDLRRGIEKAVEEIVSGLKKLSRPTKEKKEISQVGTISANNDKTIGDLIAEAMGKVGKDGVITVEEAKSMETSLDIVEGMQFDRGYLSPYFVTDTERMEAVLEEPYILLHEKKITNMKDLLPILEQIAKLGKPLLIISEEVEGEALATLVVNKLRGTLNCAAVKAPGFGDRRKEMLKDIAILTGGDAISEDLGIKLENVKLEDLGRAKRIVIDKDNTTIVEGYGKSSEIGGRVKQIRTQVEETTSDYDREKLQERLAKLVGGVAVINVGAATETEMKEKKARVEDALNATRAAVEEGIVPGGGVALLRCIPALENLKLKGEQKIGANIVKRALEEPIRKIADNAGAEGSIVVQKVKNEKTNIGFDANVCEYVDMMEAGIIDPTKVTRIALQNAASVAAVMLTTEALIAEKPEEDEKKGMPHMPPGGGMY; translated from the coding sequence ATCTTCTACAAAAGACGGTGTGACTGTTTCCAAGGAGGTTGAACTGGAAGACCGCTTTGAAAATATGGGTGCCCAAATGGTCAATGAAGTGGCGAGCAAGACAAGTGATGTAGCTGGTGATGGAACAACAACAGCTACTGTATTGGCTCACGCAATCTTTCGAGAGGGCATGAAGAATGTTGCTGCTGGTGCCAATCCTATGGACTTAAGGAGAGGTATTGAAAAAGCTGTGGAAGAGATTGTCAGTGGATTGAAAAAATTAAGTAGACCTACCAAGGAGAAAAAGGAGATATCCCAGGTAGGCACGATTTCTGCTAATAATGATAAAACCATAGGAGACCTTATTGCAGAAGCTATGGGGAAGGTTGGTAAAGACGGGGTTATTACAGTAGAAGAGGCAAAGAGCATGGAAACCTCTCTCGATATCGTTGAAGGAATGCAGTTTGATAGAGGTTACCTCTCCCCCTATTTTGTTACAGATACCGAGAGGATGGAAGCGGTTCTTGAAGAGCCTTACATCCTTTTACATGAAAAGAAGATAACCAATATGAAGGATTTGCTCCCCATTTTAGAGCAGATTGCCAAATTAGGGAAGCCTCTGCTCATTATTTCTGAAGAGGTTGAAGGCGAGGCCCTTGCAACACTGGTTGTCAACAAATTAAGAGGAACACTTAACTGTGCAGCTGTGAAAGCCCCAGGCTTTGGAGACAGAAGAAAAGAGATGCTGAAAGACATTGCTATCCTTACAGGTGGTGATGCCATCTCAGAAGATTTAGGGATTAAGCTTGAGAATGTTAAGTTAGAAGATCTTGGTCGAGCAAAAAGAATAGTGATTGACAAGGACAATACAACGATCGTTGAAGGTTATGGTAAGTCGTCTGAGATTGGGGGGAGGGTAAAACAGATAAGAACCCAGGTTGAGGAGACCACATCAGATTATGACAGAGAAAAGCTCCAGGAGAGGTTGGCAAAACTGGTAGGAGGAGTTGCTGTCATTAATGTAGGTGCGGCTACTGAGACAGAGATGAAGGAAAAGAAAGCGAGAGTTGAAGATGCATTGAACGCTACCAGGGCTGCAGTTGAAGAAGGAATAGTTCCTGGCGGTGGTGTAGCCCTTTTAAGATGTATCCCTGCATTAGAAAATCTGAAACTCAAAGGAGAGCAGAAAATAGGAGCAAATATTGTGAAGAGGGCTTTGGAGGAGCCGATAAGAAAGATTGCAGATAATGCAGGCGCTGAAGGTTCGATCGTTGTTCAGAAGGTCAAGAATGAGAAGACCAATATTGGATTTGATGCTAATGTGTGCGAGTATGTAGATATGATGGAGGCAGGGATTATTGATCCTACAAAGGTTACGAGGATTGCTCTTCAGAATGCAGCAAGCGTTGCTGCAGTTATGCTGACCACAGAGGCCCTGATTGCAGAGAAGCCTGAAGAAGATGAGAAGAAGGGGATGCCTCATATGCCTCCAGGTGGTGGAATGTACTAA
- a CDS encoding ammonium transporter: protein MTKRITGILFFLIFLLIFQAPRISLASEGAVVDSGITAWMITSTALVLLMIPGLALFYGGLVRTKNVIGTMLHSFAAMAIIGVLWAVCGYSLSFGPNALGGWIGWNPDLLFLSGIDDAIGNGIPEYVFAMFQGKFAIITPALIAGAFAERVRFKSYCVFITLWSLLVYSPLCHWVWAEDGFLFNLGASGAIDFAGGTVVHISSGISALVIALYCGVRRGYPKTAMHPNNLVLTLLGAGLLWVGWFGFNAGSSVNSNLDTARALTVTQVAAASGALMWMIIEALKYGKVTSLGLSSGILAGLVAITPAAGVVQVSGAIILAFLASIISFAAIQLKGKLGYDDTLDVFGIHGVSGIVGAIGLTFFIRESWMKEAAAAAGGSWTMMQQLGVQIAAVALTIAYVAVVTLILIALIQKTISFRANEEEESTGLDHSFHGEHGYGFLELR, encoded by the coding sequence ATGACAAAAAGAATAACTGGTATTTTATTTTTCTTAATCTTTTTATTAATTTTTCAAGCACCAAGGATTTCTCTTGCGAGTGAAGGAGCAGTTGTTGACTCAGGGATTACGGCATGGATGATTACATCCACAGCCCTTGTTCTTCTGATGATTCCAGGGCTCGCTTTGTTTTACGGTGGTTTGGTTCGCACGAAAAATGTCATTGGAACTATGCTGCATAGCTTTGCTGCTATGGCCATCATTGGTGTTCTCTGGGCTGTTTGTGGGTATTCATTGAGTTTTGGACCCAATGCCTTAGGGGGTTGGATTGGATGGAACCCTGATCTCCTCTTTCTTTCTGGTATTGATGATGCGATTGGTAACGGTATTCCTGAATATGTTTTTGCTATGTTCCAGGGCAAATTTGCTATTATTACACCAGCCCTTATAGCTGGGGCCTTTGCTGAGCGGGTTCGCTTTAAGAGCTATTGTGTTTTTATCACTCTCTGGTCTTTGCTTGTCTACTCTCCCCTTTGCCACTGGGTATGGGCTGAGGATGGCTTTCTCTTTAATTTAGGGGCTAGTGGTGCTATCGATTTTGCCGGTGGAACAGTTGTTCACATTTCATCTGGAATCAGTGCATTAGTCATTGCGCTTTACTGTGGGGTAAGACGAGGTTATCCAAAGACAGCTATGCATCCCAATAATCTGGTTCTGACTTTATTAGGTGCAGGTCTATTATGGGTAGGTTGGTTTGGTTTTAATGCCGGAAGTTCGGTTAACAGCAATTTAGATACAGCCAGAGCCCTGACAGTAACTCAGGTTGCAGCTGCATCAGGTGCTCTTATGTGGATGATTATTGAGGCTTTAAAATATGGAAAGGTAACAAGTCTTGGACTATCTAGCGGTATCTTGGCTGGCTTGGTTGCGATTACGCCAGCCGCAGGTGTGGTTCAAGTCAGTGGAGCAATTATTTTAGCTTTTTTAGCTTCCATCATCAGTTTTGCGGCAATTCAATTAAAAGGCAAATTAGGCTATGATGATACTTTGGATGTTTTTGGCATTCATGGGGTATCGGGTATTGTCGGTGCAATCGGTTTGACATTTTTTATCAGAGAAAGCTGGATGAAAGAAGCGGCTGCTGCAGCTGGTGGTTCTTGGACGATGATGCAGCAACTTGGCGTACAAATAGCTGCTGTTGCACTAACCATCGCTTACGTAGCGGTTGTTACACTGATACTCATTGCCTTGATTCAAAAGACAATCAGTTTCAGAGCCAATGAGGAAGAGGAGAGCACAGGTCTTGACCATAGCTTTCATGGAGAGCATGGTTATGGCTTTTTAGAGTTGCGTTAA
- a CDS encoding P-II family nitrogen regulator produces the protein MKKIEAIIKPFKLDEVKDKLNEIGIQGITVSEVKGFGRQKGHTELYRGAEYVVDFLPKIKLEIVVPDRLADQVVEVIVSSAQTGRIGDGKIFIFPIDEAVRIRTGEKGEEAI, from the coding sequence ATGAAAAAGATAGAAGCAATAATCAAGCCCTTTAAGTTGGATGAGGTGAAGGATAAGCTTAATGAAATCGGTATACAGGGAATCACTGTGAGCGAGGTCAAGGGCTTTGGACGTCAGAAAGGGCATACAGAATTATATCGAGGGGCAGAGTATGTCGTCGATTTTTTACCAAAGATAAAGTTAGAGATCGTTGTCCCTGATAGATTAGCGGATCAGGTTGTAGAGGTAATTGTCTCTTCTGCCCAAACAGGCAGGATCGGGGATGGCAAGATATTCATATTTCCAATTGATGAGGCAGTAAGAATAAGGACAGGCGAAAAGGGCGAAGAGGCCATTTAG
- the glnA gene encoding type I glutamate--ammonia ligase, which produces MKTAKDVLAFIKEKDIKMVDLRFTDLPGLWHHFSMLAKDFTEEMFEEGVGFDGSSIRGFQTIDVSDMILIPDPNTFFKDPFTEVPTGNIVCNVKDPVTLEMYSRDPRYIAQKAESYLISTGIADKAFFGPEAEFFILDGIRFDQSYNFGYYFIDSKEGFWNSGKEENPNLGYKPRYKEGYFPVPPMDSLQDIRSEMVMLLEEVGVQTEIHHHEVATAGQGEIDIKFDTLLSISDKFMVYKYIVKNVARKHGKTVTFMPKPIFMDNGSGMHTHQSLWKKDKPLFAGDKYSGLSDMALNYIGGILKHAEALCALVAPTTNSYKRLVPGYEAPVNLAYSSRNRSAGVRIPMYSPSPGAKRVEVRFPDPSCNGYLAFSAMLMAGLDGIENKIDPGEPLDKNIYELPPVELANIPTVPSSLEKALDALEEDHEFLLKGDVFTQDALETWIEYKRKNEVDPIRLRPHPYEFAIYFDI; this is translated from the coding sequence ATGAAGACAGCTAAAGATGTTTTAGCGTTTATTAAAGAAAAAGATATAAAGATGGTTGATTTGAGATTTACTGATCTTCCTGGATTATGGCACCATTTTTCAATGCTGGCAAAGGATTTTACAGAAGAGATGTTTGAGGAAGGTGTTGGATTTGATGGTTCAAGTATAAGGGGATTTCAGACAATCGATGTGAGTGATATGATACTCATTCCCGATCCCAACACCTTTTTTAAGGATCCTTTTACAGAAGTCCCTACAGGAAATATTGTTTGTAATGTTAAGGATCCCGTAACCCTTGAGATGTACAGTAGAGATCCCCGCTATATCGCTCAAAAGGCTGAGAGTTATTTAATCTCTACAGGAATAGCAGACAAGGCCTTTTTTGGTCCTGAGGCTGAGTTCTTTATCCTTGATGGGATAAGGTTTGATCAGTCTTATAACTTCGGTTACTATTTTATCGATTCGAAAGAGGGGTTCTGGAATTCTGGTAAGGAGGAGAATCCCAATCTGGGATATAAACCTAGATACAAGGAGGGTTATTTTCCTGTTCCACCCATGGATAGTCTCCAAGACATCCGGTCTGAAATGGTCATGTTGCTTGAGGAGGTAGGTGTTCAAACAGAGATTCATCATCATGAAGTTGCTACTGCAGGGCAGGGAGAGATAGATATCAAGTTTGATACCCTGCTTAGTATCTCAGATAAATTTATGGTGTATAAGTATATCGTTAAAAATGTGGCGAGGAAGCATGGAAAGACCGTAACCTTTATGCCAAAACCGATTTTTATGGATAATGGTTCGGGCATGCATACGCATCAGAGTTTGTGGAAAAAAGATAAACCGCTGTTTGCAGGGGACAAATACAGTGGTCTGAGTGATATGGCTTTAAATTACATTGGTGGGATTTTAAAACATGCTGAGGCCCTCTGTGCCCTGGTTGCTCCTACAACAAATTCATATAAGAGACTGGTTCCTGGCTATGAGGCTCCTGTTAATCTTGCCTATTCCAGCAGAAATAGGAGTGCGGGGGTTAGAATTCCTATGTATTCCCCAAGCCCTGGTGCAAAACGTGTTGAAGTTCGTTTTCCAGATCCTTCTTGCAATGGGTATCTGGCGTTTTCTGCAATGCTCATGGCCGGTTTAGATGGTATTGAAAATAAGATTGATCCTGGAGAGCCATTAGATAAAAATATCTATGAGCTCCCTCCAGTAGAGTTGGCTAATATACCTACTGTGCCGTCCTCTTTAGAAAAAGCATTGGATGCTCTTGAGGAAGATCACGAATTCCTTTTAAAGGGAGATGTGTTTACTCAGGACGCATTAGAGACATGGATAGAATACAAGAGAAAGAATGAGGTTGATCCAATAAGACTGAGACCTCATCCCTATGAATTTGCTATCTATTTTGATATTTAG